The following are encoded together in the Paludisphaera mucosa genome:
- the xseA gene encoding exodeoxyribonuclease VII large subunit, with protein MTSFPWFQGSDNPYGVAFESVGVLTERIKETLEAEFGDVAVRGEISNLSRPRSGHLYFSLKDQAAGIRVVMWRSDAQRLPFELSDGLAVRLVGRLTVYNPRGEYQIIAQAIEPEGMGAQELAFRQLFARLSAEGLFDPDRKRPLPRFPRRIAVVTSPTGAAVRDLLQVTGRRWAATDVLIVPTRVQGVGVGREIAAALELAGLAPGVEVVVVARGGGSAEDLSPFNDEVVVRAIADCRVPVVAAVGHEIDVTLADLVADRRALTPSEAGELVVPDAAEIAMHLDRLGQALHHAGASRLRDARARLDHLARGLSTSLGQDLERRRHRLDRLKSSLEALNPEAVLARGYSLTLAEDGRTVVRDPAQVPPGSLIRSILASGRITSRVEG; from the coding sequence ATGACGAGCTTCCCCTGGTTCCAGGGTTCGGACAACCCCTACGGCGTCGCGTTCGAGTCGGTCGGCGTGCTGACCGAGCGCATCAAGGAGACGCTGGAGGCCGAGTTCGGCGACGTGGCGGTCCGGGGCGAGATCTCGAACCTCTCGCGGCCGCGCTCCGGCCACCTGTACTTCAGCCTGAAGGACCAGGCGGCCGGCATCCGCGTGGTCATGTGGCGGAGCGACGCCCAGCGCCTGCCGTTCGAGCTGTCCGACGGCCTGGCCGTCCGGCTCGTCGGCCGGCTGACGGTCTACAACCCCCGCGGCGAGTACCAGATCATCGCCCAGGCGATCGAACCGGAGGGCATGGGCGCGCAGGAACTCGCCTTCCGGCAACTCTTCGCCAGGCTCTCGGCCGAGGGGCTGTTCGACCCCGACCGGAAACGACCGCTGCCGCGCTTCCCCCGGCGGATCGCGGTCGTCACCAGCCCGACCGGCGCGGCCGTTCGCGACCTGCTCCAGGTCACGGGACGGCGATGGGCGGCGACCGACGTGCTGATCGTGCCGACCCGCGTCCAGGGCGTGGGCGTCGGCCGCGAGATCGCCGCGGCGCTGGAGCTGGCCGGCCTGGCGCCGGGCGTGGAAGTCGTCGTCGTCGCCCGGGGAGGCGGCAGCGCCGAGGACCTCAGCCCATTCAACGACGAGGTCGTCGTGCGCGCGATCGCCGATTGCCGCGTCCCGGTGGTGGCCGCCGTCGGCCACGAGATCGACGTCACCCTCGCCGACCTGGTCGCCGACCGCCGCGCCCTGACCCCCAGCGAGGCCGGCGAACTCGTCGTGCCCGACGCGGCCGAGATCGCCATGCACCTGGACCGACTCGGCCAGGCGCTTCACCACGCCGGCGCGAGCCGCCTGCGCGACGCCCGCGCCCGCCTCGACCACCTGGCCCGGGGCCTGTCCACATCCCTCGGCCAGGACCTGGAACGTCGCCGCCACCGCCTCGACCGCCTGAAATCCTCCCTCGAAGCCCTCAACCCCGAAGCCGTCCTGGCCCGGGGCTACAGCCTGACCCTCGCCGAGGACGGCCGCACCGTCGTCCGCGACCCCGCCCAGGTCCCGCCCGGCAGCCTCATCCGGTCGATTCTCGCCTCCGGCCGGATCACGTCCCGCGTCGAGGGCTGA
- a CDS encoding Ig-like domain-containing protein, giving the protein MNSAKTTRHGRPGAGWFSWNRDGKAERRGRRVRGETLRRVEVLEDRTLMAASILISPGAGLGYVTDILGENVDISVTGSIYTFSSDRIINVDLNAAGLTVVGSGSNLVTVDGITSLNIGVLSPSTTVGLASTNVPTDYGAVIGVSGPELTLGDQGDLSGIAATVETFGLIGSSSIVVDGSAGTTGGAWTLDQDGSGHGRLTGIGTGGSLVFDPALVDVLTVRNAAGQANSLTVDFTVADPLPSGSLSYDGGWTDPSTAKSDLILVGGLAPLTSEVFSGSGPGSGDIDFTTASTTSSISFTGISPHSVYDTVPALTYQFDYFGAPNVGVLLSAGENSANTGNVQTLQISSVGTPPEFPDTHVANKTSILVNQNSSLSGYSLTINYALTTPVAGLNLLTVTQAVGPDSATLTDLPPGAAIVVNQGQGNDTLALAIDGTAGTTSTTLDGGPGIDTLTIDAGGRPLSAANFSVGVEGAITISGAILPGGPISYTSYESVVVNNVGTQVPVVTAAIFRAIQGQPQVDALVGSFTVPSPALAADFAALINWGDGTTSAGVIVPSAVNPAGFDVFGTHTYTGSNPSPVVTLTVSTLAVTSTVFVGGSPVTFNPTSSSASDDADAQVTVTDLPALVPTVFGVPVHGSEGQNLVSAIVGAFTSSATATAADFAATIAWGDGSTSAGVIVQDASNPSVFYVQGTHTYYDPGVAIATAITVTPLATSFSQLVGGVATTFFRPAGVPVTQASQAIIDDAAVDVSVQAVSGFENIAIASGSSMVVGTFTDLGGVDPTDANPAAAYAATIYWGDGTAGVGALSIIRDGLTSRFIVTATPHVYATPGSYPITIVVTQADGGSTGIGSNFAVIADAPLTGTASQPTIANASEGVLFTDRVIGSFVDANPRATTDQYTVNIDWGDGTPNSAGRVIQPGGVGTTFFVIGSHTYADAQGPGVNPFAFGPGPLAGPITTNGTYVLNMSIRDTFGSALNIFNGITVVDQALLISGGMTSASDTGISHSDGVTNDATPTFTGRTNEGGATLYLYAALNGGAPTFIGSTTVDASGAWSLTPASALADGGYRISAQAYDAGGHTVSALTTLASSLVIDTVGPEVVDLLFDNFRGRVIATFADFGGVSNTGSGLVLSTVRDANNYLFTKLLSTTPSLHPWLATSITVTPGTTAGDQAATVQFNGGAGIRGGKYLFQIRSVDPSNLSGVQDIAGNALDGEFYGFFPSGNHVNGGDFVAQLDAIHHTISPPQSQVGTATPISPPGRPATGRFLRLDGALLPSAASAVRLASVRAASRPSLASARIARAASLGS; this is encoded by the coding sequence ATGAACTCGGCGAAGACGACGCGACACGGCCGGCCCGGGGCGGGCTGGTTTTCCTGGAACAGGGACGGCAAGGCCGAGCGTCGCGGGCGTCGAGTTCGGGGCGAGACGCTCCGGAGGGTCGAGGTCCTGGAAGACCGGACGCTGATGGCGGCCTCGATCCTGATCAGCCCCGGCGCGGGGCTGGGCTACGTCACGGACATCCTCGGGGAGAATGTGGACATCTCGGTCACGGGATCGATCTACACCTTCTCCTCGGATCGGATCATCAACGTCGACCTGAACGCGGCCGGGCTGACGGTCGTGGGCAGCGGCTCCAACCTGGTGACCGTCGACGGGATCACGAGCCTGAACATCGGCGTGCTCTCGCCATCGACCACGGTCGGGCTGGCCAGCACCAACGTGCCGACCGACTACGGCGCGGTCATCGGCGTGTCGGGTCCCGAGCTGACGTTGGGGGACCAGGGCGACCTCTCCGGCATCGCCGCGACGGTCGAGACCTTCGGCCTCATCGGAAGTTCGAGCATCGTGGTCGACGGCTCGGCCGGGACGACCGGGGGCGCCTGGACCCTGGATCAGGACGGCAGCGGGCACGGCCGGCTGACGGGGATCGGGACCGGCGGATCGCTGGTGTTCGACCCCGCGCTGGTCGACGTCCTGACCGTGCGCAACGCCGCCGGCCAGGCGAATTCGCTCACCGTCGATTTCACCGTGGCCGATCCCCTGCCGAGCGGCTCGCTCAGCTACGACGGCGGCTGGACGGACCCGTCGACGGCCAAGAGCGACCTGATCCTCGTCGGCGGCCTGGCCCCGCTCACCAGCGAGGTCTTCTCGGGCTCCGGCCCCGGCTCGGGCGACATCGACTTCACCACGGCGTCGACGACCTCCTCGATCTCCTTCACCGGGATCTCCCCGCACAGCGTCTACGACACGGTCCCGGCGCTGACCTACCAGTTCGACTATTTCGGGGCGCCGAACGTCGGCGTCCTGCTGTCGGCGGGCGAGAATTCGGCCAACACCGGCAACGTCCAGACGCTGCAGATCTCCTCGGTCGGCACGCCCCCCGAGTTCCCCGACACCCACGTCGCCAACAAGACCAGCATCCTCGTCAACCAGAACTCCTCGCTGTCCGGCTATTCCCTGACGATCAACTACGCCCTGACGACGCCCGTCGCCGGCCTGAACCTGCTGACCGTCACCCAGGCCGTGGGCCCCGACTCCGCCACGCTCACCGACCTGCCCCCGGGGGCGGCGATCGTGGTGAACCAGGGCCAGGGGAACGACACGCTCGCCCTCGCGATCGACGGGACGGCGGGCACGACCTCGACGACCCTCGACGGCGGCCCGGGCATCGACACGCTGACGATCGACGCCGGCGGCCGGCCCCTCTCGGCGGCGAACTTCTCGGTCGGCGTCGAGGGGGCTATCACCATCTCGGGCGCAATCCTGCCCGGCGGGCCGATCAGCTACACGAGCTACGAGAGCGTCGTGGTGAACAACGTCGGGACCCAGGTCCCGGTGGTCACGGCCGCCATCTTCCGCGCCATTCAGGGCCAACCGCAGGTCGACGCCCTCGTCGGCTCCTTCACGGTCCCGTCGCCCGCCCTGGCGGCCGACTTCGCCGCCCTGATCAACTGGGGCGACGGCACGACGTCGGCGGGGGTGATCGTCCCGTCGGCCGTCAATCCGGCCGGGTTCGACGTCTTCGGAACTCACACCTACACCGGCTCCAACCCTTCGCCGGTCGTCACCCTGACCGTTTCGACGCTCGCCGTGACCTCGACCGTGTTCGTCGGCGGCTCGCCGGTGACCTTCAACCCGACCTCGTCCTCGGCCTCGGACGACGCCGACGCCCAGGTCACCGTCACCGACCTCCCCGCGCTCGTGCCCACCGTCTTCGGCGTGCCGGTGCACGGGAGCGAGGGTCAGAACCTGGTCTCCGCCATCGTGGGCGCGTTCACCTCGTCGGCGACGGCGACGGCGGCCGACTTCGCTGCGACCATCGCCTGGGGCGACGGCTCGACCTCGGCGGGCGTGATCGTCCAGGACGCCTCCAACCCGTCGGTCTTCTACGTCCAGGGGACGCACACGTACTACGACCCCGGCGTCGCGATCGCGACCGCCATCACCGTGACGCCGCTGGCGACGTCGTTCTCGCAGCTCGTCGGCGGGGTGGCCACGACCTTCTTCCGCCCGGCCGGCGTCCCCGTCACGCAGGCCTCGCAGGCGATCATCGACGACGCGGCGGTCGACGTCTCGGTCCAGGCCGTCTCCGGCTTCGAGAACATCGCGATCGCGTCGGGCTCCTCGATGGTCGTCGGCACGTTCACCGACCTGGGCGGGGTCGACCCGACCGACGCGAATCCGGCCGCGGCCTACGCGGCGACGATCTACTGGGGCGACGGGACCGCGGGGGTCGGCGCCCTGTCCATCATCCGCGACGGCTTGACGAGCCGCTTCATCGTCACCGCGACCCCGCACGTCTACGCCACGCCGGGGAGCTACCCGATCACGATCGTCGTGACCCAGGCCGACGGCGGTTCGACGGGGATCGGCTCGAACTTCGCGGTCATCGCCGACGCGCCGCTGACGGGCACGGCCTCGCAGCCGACGATCGCGAACGCCTCGGAAGGAGTCCTGTTCACCGACCGGGTGATCGGCTCGTTCGTCGACGCCAACCCGCGGGCGACAACCGACCAGTACACGGTCAACATCGACTGGGGCGACGGCACGCCCAACTCCGCCGGCCGGGTCATCCAGCCGGGGGGCGTGGGCACGACCTTCTTCGTGATCGGCTCGCACACCTACGCCGACGCCCAGGGCCCGGGCGTGAATCCCTTCGCGTTCGGCCCCGGCCCGCTCGCCGGCCCGATCACGACGAACGGGACGTATGTGCTGAACATGTCGATCCGCGACACCTTCGGCTCGGCGCTGAACATCTTCAACGGGATCACGGTCGTCGACCAGGCGCTCCTGATCTCGGGCGGGATGACTTCAGCGTCGGACACGGGGATCTCCCATTCCGACGGCGTCACCAACGACGCCACGCCGACGTTCACGGGCCGCACCAACGAGGGCGGGGCGACGCTCTACCTGTACGCCGCGCTCAACGGCGGCGCGCCGACCTTCATCGGCTCGACGACCGTCGACGCGTCGGGTGCCTGGAGCCTCACTCCGGCGTCGGCCCTGGCCGACGGCGGCTACCGGATCTCGGCCCAGGCCTACGACGCGGGCGGCCACACCGTCAGCGCCCTGACGACCCTGGCGTCGTCGCTGGTGATCGACACCGTCGGCCCCGAGGTCGTGGACCTGCTGTTCGACAACTTCCGGGGCCGGGTGATCGCCACGTTCGCCGACTTCGGCGGGGTGTCGAACACCGGCTCGGGGCTGGTGCTCTCGACCGTCCGCGACGCGAACAATTACCTGTTCACGAAACTGCTGTCGACGACCCCCAGCCTGCATCCCTGGCTCGCCACCTCGATCACGGTGACGCCCGGCACGACCGCGGGCGACCAGGCGGCGACGGTGCAGTTCAACGGCGGCGCGGGGATCCGGGGCGGGAAGTACCTGTTCCAGATCCGCTCGGTCGACCCGTCGAACCTGTCGGGCGTCCAGGACATCGCCGGCAACGCGCTCGACGGCGAGTTCTACGGCTTCTTCCCCTCGGGGAACCACGTCAACGGCGGCGACTTCGTGGCGCAGCTCGACGCGATCCATCACACGATCTCGCCCCCGCAGTCGCAGGTGGGGACGGCCACGCCGATCTCGCCCCCGGGCCGGCCGGCGACGGGCCGGTTCCTCCGCCTCGACGGCGCCCTGCTCCCTTCGGCCGCGTCGGCGGTTAGACTGGCTTCCGTCCGGGCCGCGTCCCGGCCGAGCCTGGCGTCGGCCCGCATCGCGCGGGCGGCCTCCCTCGGATCCTGA
- a CDS encoding beta strand repeat-containing protein, which produces MHRDFLSSCRDRFGLPRPLPRPKRPTRRRVGVEALEDRRLLAASLGITTGTLLFQSTGTAMNVRISVDAADVYTFLDPTQPITLGAGTGAWTLSPDGHTATGPASSFTSAAVVGDAGAFNDVVSVDSTKAPLNISTGSGNDSFFLTTQSIAAAVSISNAVSGGSDGDSVFYAVGGVDGTFATGALGRETFLSAAAGAGLISVNSVKPTYASSFPDLVSSGAKLDLNLNSLYATPTALTTRLSLASGVIQVAVTSGPVHSFPDGTVDNFAIGGTTAGSTLTIDYAGGVPYGPGVNFAPPAATGAASNTLILQNGSFAQEAYIASGAGAGRIAFPNRTVGSATISNVVDFSRLSPIIDTVTVAGYTFSAPLGAQTIQVETGPIVSTVQTTRIRSTTNAFEQVALANKGSIGITTGGDADTLAIDLGTPALGLATFSAATAGGDDTIVLLASAAGVATTLDAGAGAANLIDLSNAGSVAGLLGNVFALATGGAATVKLDDSARAVADSFTIAPGRITGGPLGNFLDYSGGGVTTVDVRGGTLSDTFTFTGFGGATTAETYTIAGGPGNDTLVVNSSLPTVNFATGGILSFGAGEPIINYTSIEQVTLNVSATPPVGIPTTIFAVEARPFVQQTVARFTDAAPTGGVSYFAAIDWGDGTPASGGLIVPAGVTGSYDVLGNHSYAAAATYPVTVTVTRQGGGSSGTTVVDGVPITVNSGASESAVVNSTSVVFAAPLAAQGIPLSGRATAPLSTAAGGVQVAAFTDSGTNLDPSAYTALIYWGDGSDPTAATRITAIGTAGGVVYNVFGDHTYAQAGNYPVTVLITKPPVAVAAPATPQSPPGAQVVAVSTAAILPPALTSVAGRLNPASDSGASNSDGITNVVQPTYSGTVNSPGATVAVVAQSPTGPILLGTTQADEAGAWNVTSTVALPDNAYTITIFAGDRYNSGNVITSVLPQTLVIDTFGPKVVAAAFQPSSGSVLVTYQDYGGGGGVGSGVNLTTVQEPSNYAFSFISTTVKGYRPPSQWLVGPIGISPATTFGPQATTLILNGGTSIRGGVYQLVIRSRTSAFATGIQDVAGNALDGEFFGAFPSGNNVAGGDFVARLDSIHNRVFVPGTTVGPGQPRPTPVRPVRPTPVRPVRARALPR; this is translated from the coding sequence ATGCACCGGGATTTCCTGTCGTCGTGTCGTGATCGGTTCGGCCTCCCGCGCCCGCTCCCGCGGCCCAAACGGCCGACGCGGCGGCGGGTCGGGGTCGAGGCGCTCGAGGACCGCCGCCTGCTCGCCGCCTCGCTCGGCATCACGACGGGGACGCTCCTCTTCCAGTCGACGGGCACCGCGATGAACGTGCGGATCTCGGTCGACGCGGCCGACGTCTACACCTTCCTCGACCCGACCCAGCCGATCACCCTCGGGGCCGGGACGGGGGCATGGACCCTGTCGCCCGACGGCCACACCGCGACCGGCCCGGCGTCGTCGTTCACCTCGGCCGCCGTCGTCGGCGACGCGGGGGCGTTCAACGACGTCGTGAGCGTCGACTCGACCAAGGCCCCCCTGAACATCAGCACCGGCTCGGGCAACGACTCGTTCTTTTTGACGACCCAGTCCATCGCCGCGGCCGTCTCGATCAGCAACGCGGTCAGCGGCGGCTCCGACGGCGACTCGGTCTTCTACGCCGTCGGCGGCGTCGACGGGACGTTCGCCACCGGGGCCCTCGGCCGCGAGACCTTCCTCAGCGCCGCCGCGGGCGCGGGGCTGATCAGCGTGAACTCGGTCAAGCCGACCTACGCCTCGTCGTTCCCCGACCTGGTCTCGTCGGGGGCCAAGCTCGACCTGAACCTGAACAGCCTGTACGCCACGCCCACGGCCCTGACGACGCGGCTGTCTCTGGCGAGCGGCGTGATCCAGGTCGCCGTGACGTCGGGCCCGGTCCACAGCTTCCCCGACGGGACGGTCGACAATTTCGCGATCGGCGGGACGACGGCCGGCAGCACGCTGACGATCGACTACGCCGGCGGCGTCCCGTACGGCCCCGGCGTGAATTTCGCCCCGCCGGCCGCGACGGGCGCGGCCTCGAACACGCTGATCCTCCAGAACGGCAGCTTCGCGCAGGAGGCCTACATCGCGTCGGGCGCCGGCGCGGGGCGGATCGCCTTCCCGAACCGCACGGTCGGCTCGGCGACGATCAGCAACGTCGTCGACTTCAGCCGCCTCAGCCCGATCATCGACACGGTGACCGTGGCCGGCTACACATTCTCGGCCCCCCTGGGCGCCCAGACGATCCAGGTCGAGACCGGCCCCATCGTCTCGACCGTGCAGACGACCCGGATCCGCAGCACGACGAACGCCTTCGAGCAGGTCGCGCTCGCCAACAAGGGGTCGATCGGGATCACCACCGGGGGCGACGCCGACACCCTGGCGATCGACCTGGGCACGCCGGCCCTCGGCCTCGCGACGTTCTCCGCGGCCACGGCCGGCGGCGACGACACGATCGTCCTGCTCGCCTCGGCCGCCGGGGTCGCGACGACCCTCGACGCCGGCGCGGGGGCGGCGAACCTGATCGACCTGAGCAACGCCGGCAGCGTCGCCGGGCTGCTCGGCAACGTCTTCGCCCTGGCGACCGGCGGCGCGGCGACGGTCAAGCTCGACGACTCGGCGCGGGCCGTCGCCGACTCGTTCACGATCGCCCCCGGCCGGATCACGGGCGGGCCGCTCGGCAACTTCCTCGACTACTCGGGCGGCGGCGTGACCACCGTCGACGTCCGCGGCGGGACGCTGAGCGACACCTTCACCTTCACGGGCTTCGGCGGGGCGACCACGGCCGAGACCTACACCATCGCCGGCGGCCCCGGGAACGACACGCTGGTCGTCAACTCCAGCCTGCCGACGGTGAACTTCGCCACCGGCGGGATCCTGAGCTTCGGCGCGGGCGAGCCGATCATCAACTACACGAGCATCGAGCAGGTCACGCTCAACGTCTCGGCGACGCCGCCCGTCGGCATCCCGACGACGATCTTCGCCGTCGAGGCCCGGCCGTTCGTCCAGCAGACGGTCGCACGCTTCACCGACGCCGCTCCGACCGGCGGGGTCAGCTACTTCGCCGCGATCGACTGGGGCGACGGCACGCCGGCGTCGGGGGGCCTGATCGTCCCCGCGGGCGTGACCGGCTCGTACGACGTGCTGGGCAACCACAGCTACGCCGCGGCCGCGACCTACCCCGTGACCGTCACCGTCACCCGCCAGGGCGGCGGCTCCAGCGGCACCACGGTCGTCGACGGCGTGCCCATCACGGTGAACAGCGGCGCCTCCGAAAGCGCCGTCGTCAACTCGACGAGCGTCGTCTTCGCCGCCCCGCTGGCCGCCCAGGGGATCCCGCTCTCGGGCCGCGCGACGGCCCCGCTCTCGACGGCCGCGGGCGGCGTGCAGGTCGCCGCGTTCACCGACTCGGGCACGAACCTCGACCCGTCGGCCTACACCGCTCTCATCTACTGGGGCGACGGCTCCGACCCGACCGCCGCGACCCGGATCACCGCCATCGGCACCGCCGGCGGGGTCGTCTACAACGTCTTCGGCGACCACACGTACGCCCAGGCCGGCAATTATCCGGTCACCGTCCTGATCACCAAGCCGCCGGTCGCCGTGGCGGCCCCGGCCACGCCCCAGTCGCCCCCCGGCGCGCAGGTGGTGGCCGTCTCGACCGCGGCGATCCTCCCCCCTGCGCTCACTTCCGTCGCCGGCCGTCTCAACCCGGCCAGCGACTCGGGGGCCTCGAACAGCGACGGGATCACGAACGTCGTCCAGCCGACGTACTCCGGCACGGTCAATTCGCCGGGGGCCACCGTGGCCGTCGTCGCCCAGTCGCCGACCGGCCCGATCCTCCTGGGCACGACCCAGGCCGACGAGGCCGGCGCCTGGAACGTAACGTCGACCGTCGCCCTGCCCGACAACGCCTACACGATCACCATCTTCGCCGGCGACCGCTACAACTCGGGGAACGTCATCACCAGCGTCCTCCCGCAGACGCTCGTGATCGACACGTTCGGCCCCAAGGTCGTCGCCGCGGCTTTCCAGCCCAGCTCGGGCTCGGTCCTGGTGACGTATCAGGACTACGGCGGGGGCGGCGGCGTCGGCTCGGGCGTCAACCTGACGACCGTGCAGGAGCCGAGCAACTACGCCTTCTCGTTCATCTCGACCACCGTCAAGGGCTACCGCCCGCCGTCGCAGTGGCTCGTGGGGCCGATCGGGATCTCCCCGGCGACCACCTTCGGGCCCCAGGCCACGACGCTCATCCTCAACGGCGGGACGTCGATCCGCGGCGGGGTGTATCAGCTCGTCATCCGCTCGCGGACCTCGGCCTTCGCGACCGGGATCCAGGACGTCGCGGGCAACGCGCTCGACGGCGAGTTCTTCGGCGCCTTCCCCTCGGGCAACAACGTCGCGGGCGGCGACTTCGTCGCGCGGCTGGACTCGATCCACAACCGCGTCTTCGTCCCCGGGACGACCGTGGGCCCCGGCCAGCCGCGGCCCACGCCCGTCCGCCCGGTGCGCCCCACGCCGGTCCGACCGGTCCGCGCCCGGGCCCTGCCCCGCTGA
- the xseB gene encoding exodeoxyribonuclease VII small subunit, translating into MPDEPEIRFEAALSELETIVDALQRGEPELDAALDKYQKGVALLGRCYGLLEKAERSVAVLTGFDEAGEPLTTPFDPTATFDLARSAAATIVASVVVQPGPEAAAPKPKRKRVAKPVAETSVEPEPEVSPIAPAEPEYDRFDPPF; encoded by the coding sequence ATGCCCGACGAACCCGAGATCCGCTTCGAAGCCGCCCTCTCCGAGCTGGAGACGATCGTCGACGCGCTCCAGCGCGGCGAGCCCGAACTCGACGCCGCCCTGGACAAGTACCAGAAGGGCGTCGCGCTGCTGGGCCGCTGCTACGGGCTCCTCGAGAAGGCCGAGCGATCGGTCGCCGTCCTGACCGGCTTCGATGAGGCGGGCGAACCGCTGACCACCCCGTTCGACCCGACCGCGACCTTCGACCTCGCCCGGTCCGCCGCCGCCACCATCGTCGCCTCCGTCGTCGTCCAGCCCGGGCCGGAAGCCGCCGCCCCCAAGCCCAAACGCAAACGCGTCGCAAAGCCCGTCGCCGAGACCTCGGTCGAGCCCGAGCCGGAGGTCAGCCCGATCGCGCCCGCCGAGCCCGAATACGACCGATTCGACCCGCCTTTCTGA